A stretch of Brassica napus cultivar Da-Ae chromosome C6, Da-Ae, whole genome shotgun sequence DNA encodes these proteins:
- the LOC125588275 gene encoding uncharacterized protein LOC125588275 has protein sequence MTILANGEVISEEEDAGQESDEEGVEYPVRGELLVTRRLLNAQSKAKEDEQRENLFHTRCFVQEKVCSLIIDGGSCTNVASAELVEKLGLQVFKHPKPYLLQWINDEGGLQITKQVKVLLSVGKYQDEITCDVAPLEASHILLGRPWQYDKRSVHDGFTTRYTFIHKEKQVTLAPMTPQEVHQDQMHLKMKRGESKAASKSLLLEETSQVSKLNLFATAKDIKTAVIEQSNLILVVYKELLSSTTNPAPEIPEEIECLLQEYRDVFPEDNPIAYRTNPVETKELQKQVNELMEKGHIRESMSPCVVPVLLGIQVDEEKVKAIREWPIPKSIGEVRSFHGLAGFYRRFVRDFSTVAAPLTEVIKKSVGFTWGPTQEEAFQMLKEKLTSAPLLALPDFSITFEIEYDASGIGIGAVLVQDKKPIAYFSEKLGGATLNYPTYDKELYALVRALQVWQHYLWPKEFVIHTDHESLKHLKGQQKLNKRHARL, from the exons ATGACTATCTTAGCCAACGGGGAGGTGATATCTGAAGAGGAGGACGCCGGCCAAGAGTCAGATGAGGAAGGCGTGGAGTACCCTGTCCGTGGAGAGCTACTAGTCACCAGGAGACTTCTCAATGCTCAATCTAAAGCCAAAGAAGATGAGCAAAGGGAAAACTTGTTCCACACCAGATGCTTTGTTCAAGAAAAGGTTTGTAGCTTgatcattgatggaggaagcTGTACTAATGTAGCAAGTGCTGAGTTGGTGGAGAAGTTGGGTCTTCAAGTGTTCaagcatcctaaaccatatCTCTTGCAATGGATCAATGATGAGGGTGGATTACAGATCACCAAGCAAGTGAAGGTCTTGCTATCAGTGGGAAAGTACCAGGATGAGATCACTTGTGATGTAGCACCCCTTGAAGCTAGCCACATCCTTCTTGGACGTCCATGGcagtatgataagagatcaGTACATGATGGCTTTACAACCAGATACACTTTTATCCATAAGGAGAAACAAGTTACCCTGGCGCCAATGACCCCTCAGGAGGTACACCAGGATCAGATGCATCTCaaaatgaagagaggagagTCCAAGGCCGCCAGCAAGTCCTTGCTTCTTGAAGAGACCAGCCAGGTAAGTAAACTCAACCTCTTTGCTACTGCTAAAGATATCAAAACTGCTGTGATTGAACAATCAAATTTGATACTAGTGGTTTATAAAGAATTGTTGAGCTCTACTACTAACCCTGCTCCTGAGATTCCAGAGGAGATTGAGTGCCTTTTGCAGGAGTATAGAGATGTGTTCCCAGAGGACAATCCAATAG catacaggaccaacCCTGTGGAGACCAAGGAGCTTCAGAAACAAGTCAATGAGCTAATGGAGAAGGGACATATCAGGGAGAGTATGAGTCCTTGTGTTGTACCTGTCCTCTTG GGCATACAGGTTGATGAGGAAAAAGTGAAGGCTATCAGGgagtggccgattcctaaaTCTATTGGAGAGGTCAGAAGTTTTCATGGACTTGCTGGCTTCTACAGGAGGTTTGTGAGAGATTTCAGTACAGTTGCAGCACCACTGACTGAAGTAATCAAAAAGAGTGTAGGTTTCACTTGGGGACCAACCCAAGAAGAGGCATTTCAAATGCTAAAAGAGAAGTTAACAAGTGCTCCCTTACTTGCACTTCCTGACTTTTCtataacttttgaaattgaatatgATGCATCTGGTATTGGAATTGGAGCTGTATTGGTGCAGGATAAGAAACCCatagcttacttcagtgagaaactaggaGGCGCCACCTTGAACTATCCTACCTATGACAAGGagctgtatgccttggtgagagctttacaAGTGTGGCAACATTACTTGTGGCCTAAGGAGTTTGTGATCCATACAGATCATGAATCCCTTAAACATCTCAAAGGGCAacagaagctgaacaagagaCATGCCAG GCTTTGA